ATTCAATGCGCTGTGACTATCAGGGAAGATAATGTTCCATATTCTTGTAGGAAGACAGGAAAATAGTCCTTTTAATTATCAATTAAAAATTGAATAACATATAGGCTCCTCTTTGTCCAGAGAAATAATTACATCAGAAAAAAATCGTTATATGTTGCTAGGGAACTGTAGCTACGACTGTGAGTGTGTTTAATTATACATACATTATTAAAGGATGCATGATAACATCCACTGCCGTTCAGATCAGAATATGCCATCTTCTGCTATCGACATGTCAACAGATCAGTCTATTCtatgacttttgtatttgtattattaAACAGTTAAAGTCCTGTGACCACTAATTTTCTATGACCAGTATCTGACATAGCAGCCCAGGGAAACGGATTGTGCTGGCAAAATGCAAACCGGGGACATCGCTAAGCTAACCAAGCCGCATCGTAGCAGCCAGACATACCCTGGCGGGTTGGTCCCTTACCTGGTGGAACGATTTCATTTTGTCTGACCGCCAGGGGGCGCCAGGCTGCAATTAGTGAATAACAGCTCAGGTTTGACCCAAGCCACTTacatagacaaaaaaaaaacctacattATTGCTGCTACTGAAACTTTAGAGGTGCAAAGGGAAACttttaacaaaggcacctgaGGGAAACGACTACGGAAGAGTGATACTGCAGGCGCTCTGATCAGGACATAAAATACATAAAGACTCACGAAAGCCTCCCTCCCATCTTCCTCCTCCTTTCCGCCCATCTCCACTGGGATGAAAGTCATAATTTGGcctcttttttttccaggaagcacactgggcactcAGGAATACGTCATTAGTGCCGTCTCGCTGAATATATGCAACAGCGCCAACAGATGTGAAAACGTGCGCTTAGGTGTGAGGCATGGCATGCACGTGTGTGAGtgaggtgagagagagagagagagactgctgGGTCATTCCAAAGCCATGCAATGCAGGCGTCAGATTAAACTCCTTCTGCGGCTTCCAGGCTGTTTGTACTTTAGGCTGCTTGAGTCTGCATGTTTAACAGGGGAAGAAAATGTTGGAATTACACAGAGGCTCACTGCTGGGCAGATCACAGGGCACAGTAATTACTCCGGTAAAGGTCACGTGGCAGGGCAGGAGACGGGCACCAGGCAGAGGTGCTCCGGCCTCAACAAATCATGCAAACCATGTTAAGACCTGAACTCGAGCTCAGGATGCTccatgggttagggttaggggagaGGGGTGCAGGTGAGGGTGGGTTTGATGAGGCAGGACGCTGTCTGAGACTGCAGCAAGGGGCCGCCTCGTGTGCGTGCTCATCAGCTATGAGTCATCCTTGTGCGCAGTGCAGGAGAATTCAACGGGAAATGaatttgaaggggggggggggtaggctgcTCCTTCTCCCTCCACGTGGGGGCGGCACGTGTGACGTGTAGTCCTGGGGATCGTTGCCGTGGCGATTGCGGACATGGTTGGGCCCATGCAACATCCTGGTTTTAAAAGGCAGCATTTGCCTGGGGGAAAAAATACCAGACATGCCAATGCCCATTTtggaccgcccccccccccccccccacctcctgccCACTGGATGCATCCACAACCCCGAAGAGAGATGGGAGTCTTTGATGAACACAAAGCCTCACTTTAGGCACAGAACCACACGACTCATCTATTAACAATAATGCCGTTAGAAGCTGCTTGTTAACAGCAGCCTTAGCTAATGCTCAGTATAAAAGAGTGACACAAAGTGTGGCCATTTACTCACATTTACTTTCATTCATTTGACATCAATCACTGCTGCATGAAGCCTTGGTAATTACATTTGATGAatcagatgtttttttcctaGAATTACAGGTTCCAGTTGTCACCATGCGATGGTgagtatgctgtagttacgttATTACCTtattctgaaaaaaatatatatgcaaaaACTGCCGGTGACTTAATTGGTCATGAtatgcagcttttttttttaacaaactaATTACAATGCTGGGTCTGCATTTGCCTTAAGGATGACTAATTTTTGCTAGAGTAAATTAAAGGTCTTATTCTACCATTCTATCATTCGCACTACgttttcatttaaataatgCAAGTCTGCCATtcatattgcattttttttgtttgaggcTATTCATGATGTGTGGGTCTGGTTTAACAGAGAACATTAGCCATAACATAGAAAaccatttgttttttgtttgaggCTATTCATGATGTGTGGGTCTGGTTTAACAGAGAACATTAGCCATAACTTAGAAAACCTTCTGCCAATAAAAAAAGTGCAATCTCCGGCTAAGGGGAACAATCACATCTGTCGTTGATtccaggaaatgacatcaccaTCGTAACCGACTCATGTTGACTTAATGAGCTCTGCCCATTTGCCACTGTACACTTGAGGCTACCATGCATTGTGCCTTTATAGTGAAGACCAGGTAAacactggaggtgtgaggttatTGTGGATATAAAAGTGTGAGTGATCACAGAAGGCGACGGATCTGCAAAGAGTGTATGACCGAGGCACATGCctacaggaaaaaaataacactGATTGTTTTTAAGcttaaatgtttctttttaaggggcggcagggtggtgcagtggttagtactgctgcctcacacctctggaacccgggttcgagtctccgcctgggttacatgtatgtggagtttgcatgttctccccatgtcatcgtggggttttctcctgtttccccccgcagtccaaaaacatgctgaggctatttggagttgctaaattgcccgtaggtgtgcatgtgtgagtgaatggtgtgtgagtgtgccctgcgatgggctgggcccccatcctgggttgtttcctgcctcgtgcccattgcttctgggataggctccggactccccgcgacccagtaggataagtggtttggaaaatggatggatgtttctttttaacaagTGATCTGCCACCTGAGCCCCTGTCCTGTGATACAATTAGCATTTAGATCACTAATATTAAAAAGTCGTTTAGAATTACCTGTCGCCACTTGGTCCTCCGGAGACTTGCATTAGCTCCGTCTCCTAACCACGGTTCTCCACCTTCAACAACCATCAGCCTTAGTCTGTTTACCAACCGCAACCAATTTAAATGACACGTCTCAATCACCAAAAATAGCTGGTCAGTCACTTGGTAGCTTGTTAGAAATGGGGCAATCGAAGTCCCGACGTCACGTGTGAAACGGGACAAACACAGGTGCAAACATTCCAGTGAAATCCTGTTTACCGTAGTATGCACAGTAAAATGGCATGGAACAGTACTGCAAAAGAATTCACTGCACTCACCTCACATCACCGTACACAGATTTATTTCATAGGTTTGAGAATGAAATCTACAGCCAACACAACATAAAAGTGGTCAACCATCAAATGGCAAGCAATGCAAATATCCCTGAAACAGAAAAATACTCCTCTCCCCAGGTGGATTTTTGCTGTTACATCCATTGCTGCTGTTTGACAACCAACATAATGTCCACCCTGGGTCTCAAAAACTCAAAAACTGCTGCATGTCACAGTAACAATTTGGCTTCACATGTTTCCTGCAAAGACCATGACCGTCGTACAAGAGTACAACTTCATGATTGTCACTGCCTACCTCctatccagaaaaaaaaataggcgGTGGAGTTAGAGTTAGGCGGTGACAGGCATGATACGGAGAGAGAAAAGACCATCAAACGGTAACTCCACCCCACAGCAGTTAGGGTCTAATAACTGGTACGAGTTCTGCTTCACAGAATTACGTTGACAAGGCATTCAACACTGCACCACACCGGAGACAAGGGACACGTGTCCAGTATCCAGAGTTATATTTTCACATGACCTTCTGATCTGAAGTGGCTTCTCTGTCAGACTAGTGAACTTCTTTTAACCCAACCTCCTCTACTGACTGAGAAGGTTTTCAACAAATCACCTCTTTTACTTACTTAAAGGTTTGTTCACCTTTCATGAAATCagctcaaagaaaaaaaaactgaagtcaTTCTTCACACCATGCACTTTCATATTCGAAACGCTACAATTCAGAGCAACTGTTAACATTTGGAAAAGCATGCATTCGATGGCACGAAACTGACAATACATCAGTTCGGCTTTTGCTTTGCTGACCGGCTTTCATCTGTCAATAGTGGAAATGAGAGCGACAAACCGATGGAAGATGAGGCAGCCTCCCGTCCAAATCCACACATCTAAAAAGGTTCATAAACGTTTAACATGCATTCTTGAGGGAGGCCTGAAGACGGTGGCTATGGACCAGCTCCAGTGATCGGAATAGTTCAGTTTGCCGTTGCTTACGCTGTTGACCCCCTGATGCTCAGGAAGTGGGCTTCCATTAACCTCTATGCATGATGCCTTTGTTTACGATACCATTTCAACGGATGCATTACACAGACTGCTGCAAACAGGACTAACACTTTGGGCTCAACAACAGAACGAATGGGTAATGAATTATGACAATCCCTTTTTTTACGTTAATTTAACCCTTTACTATGTTTTGATGATTTTGACATCTGATTGACAAATCGCTGATTTCATTCGGTGCAGCGCAACAACAAATGATggtaaataaacattaaatttCCGCTTCATTTTCAGAACAGGACGTGTTCCTTTGAAGGCCTCCATCCCAGatctttgagcttaagcaggcATCCTCAGAGCTCGACGTCCTGGAAGCTGGGTACTCAGAGGTGCATGGCAGGAGACAAGTGCGTCTAGGTCCCTGTTACCATAGAGACCGGTATGTCAAGAGAGGAATGTTTGTGCTCCAGCGGGACCCTACCAACCCCCACTCCCACCTGTGGCCACCGGTACCCTTTTAGCCGACTACTCTTCATCCATGTTTCCTAGGTGAGAGCTTTGCACAATAGGAGGGTCCAAAAGCAGGGAGGAGGAAGGAGGGAGGGGTCTTAGGGGGCTCCATAAGGACTGAATGGACATATGCTGACTGACAAAAAGACACATGGGGTCCATTTGCTTTCAGCAACACTACATATGACGGCATTTGCAGATTCATTCAGCACTAGAATCAGTGTAGCCAGTGACATAATTCATGCAGAAACATTCTATGTcacacagggttgccaactctggtCAGcgtgctggagtgagatttccgATTCAATTACCCtgcaaatagtctgtagggtttgcaaactaccccaactctgttgatgtagctaattttagctttataatggaataatgcaGATTTGGCGTacgatttcttgcgtgagcgtgaatCTGAAAgcatgagagctggcaacccatcTACTGTAAAAAACAGGCTTAGTTATAATTGTAACTATAATGGAAAAACGTATAATAAGATTTTTCCCTTCACTTCAATATTTTATGTTTAACTGGAAAATAATCAAATAGTACCAGAATGCTTCATTGGATTGaacacacaatttttttttttttgttaaatgctAGTCTTGTGTGGCCAAAAATGTTCCGCGCAAATCATTTTTCACCACTGCTGCAGACGGTCCCTTGGTTTGTGATACGACTGAGTGAATGACTCACTCACTTTTGCAGTGTTTGTATGCGTATGTGTGAAGGTCAGGTATCAACCGTAAGTGACATGAATCTGTGCAATCAAACATAAATCTGTGCAAAAAACAGCCAGAGAATTTGTCACtttgtcaatatatatgaaTTAGTGGAAAGGGAGGGTTGATTCACAAAGCAATGTAACAGCAGGTAACGTAACGTCATTTACCAGATAGCTATTAGCAATACAAGCATAGTTTGTTCATTGTAAAAGAAAAGCGTTTTCATAAACACAGGACGAAATCCCAGCCAGTGACAATATCTGAATATGAAAAAAACACGTCAATATTTTGAGGTCAACAACTAAATATGTTCAAATTATCATATTCTAATACAAAGTTTAAATTTGACAGTTTCGCTTTATAGCAATCTTTGCTGTTTATATTTACGGTTACTTCACACATTGACATCTTACTTAATTGATAAGCTatcaattaatgattacttgaaATTAATAATTTTAGGTAATATGACTAAATTTTCTAGGAATCCCGATAAATTTGGTGGTATATCAATTAATGTATTAAGTAATGAATTAAAATTAAGTAACCGATGATCTAAGTGTGAAGTAATGACATAAAGCAATGGTGATTTCATCATTAGTTCATGGTGAGCAACAGGAATTCAGGATACATCTGGGTTTCATTCATGCAGTAATTCATCATTATTTAAGCATTACTTAAGTAAATGATTTGTACCCTTACCAAGCTGTAAACAGCGAGCAACAATTACTCTGTgagtgggaagggggggggggcaggtgctgAGCTggaaaaatggcaaaaaaatttGACAGCTATGctattaattacatttagtgtttcccaatccggtccttgtggacccacagacagtccatgtttttgctcccacccagctcctgatgagggagcaaaaacatggactggctaagggtccccaaggactggactgggaaacactgattaaaTTTAAATACGCAGGGAGAAAGGGCACTAGTAGAACAGTGATCTCTAACAGTTTTTATAGTGAGAGCTACTTTTACAACAAAAATCTGGGGAGCTACAGAGTGGCAGTGGGGCCACCTTGGGAGGGGGAAGGGGAGGGCATGAAGGTCTCATGATCAATTGTCTTAAAAAAAATCGACCAGCCCTTCATGACTGACAGGTTGGTAGCCATCGCAGTAGATCATTATGCGAGCCTGTCGGACCACTGATCCCGCAGTTACCACGTCAGCATCTCCGCTATCTCCACAAATGGATCGATCAACCTGGCATTTATAGCAAAGTGATCTGTCAGCCCAGCAGAATACTGTATCCCAGAGAGGTGTGTGGCTTACTGTGCAATTACTGCAATCTGAAATCAGGAGTGATCTCCATATCATCGGGGAGATTTATGTATTTACACGAATGAACTTCCTCCTTTAACTCAAACATTTCATGATGTTTCTTTTAACTAGCATTTCACACAGACACTGAAAGAGTCCGGCGTTTTCATTTTAGCAGCAAAGTAATGCATCCATGGATATAACAGAAATCACAGATTCTGTGTAGATAAAAATGCACAGTATTAGTGTTAGCCTTACTTGCCAAGTGCTAAGATCACTAATACTGCACCAGATGGGCACACCGGAGTACAGGTTCATTAGCGAGTGCTAACATATGGTAGGACAAGGAACGCACCATGTACTGTAGGGATGATGGATCATTGTACATTACATTCTGGAAATAAGCTTCTGTGGCAATGAGGAAATCCGACTGAATATCAGTCCTAGTAGATATTCAGGTCTTACGATGGTTTCATCTTCCTTCAGGATGAAAGAGTGTATTCAAAGCCTAAGACACGGAGGGTATGAAACAGAAAAGACATAATGCTTCAcccgcgcgcgcgcgcacacacacacacacacacacacacacacacacacacacacacacacacacacacacacacacacacacacacacacacacgatgtgCTATTACCTTCTCCAATTCCACCTCCTGCTTCCTTGATCCATCTGGCCCTTGGCAAAGTCCAAGTTCTCAACTATCAGATAATACCACCCTACAGATTTGACCCTTCTGCTACCCCAAGCcccgagcggggggggggggtgccctaCATGATGGAGCATGTGAACCCACAGCACTCTTTCAGAAGCGTGAGTCCAGTCTTGGTGACAAAGGGAGAGGAAGTTTGCTGGGCTCTGGAGGTCACCCTCTTGTCCTGACCGTCACCTGGAACGAGATTACCTTGATCAGAGAGGGCACATCGACGAGTCCTGAGTGTGTCACATGAAGCAATGTAAAACATCCGTaggattttcatttaaaactgacAGTGGGCTGCTGACCAAACCTCAGCAGACTGCAGTGCTTTGAATGAAACTATTATCTCCTTTCTTGCACTGGAAATTACTTCACCATGAAAAAGTGATAAAAGTCCTCCACATTTTAATCTGGCAGTTCGATAACAATGTTTACTTGCAATGAAGTTTAATCACTATGACGATCACTCCCGAACAGTTCCCCCAGACAGATTTTGCTTTAGAAGAGCTGGTGACTTAAGGCAAGGCTACGTGGAACGCAGGAGGCCTGAGAACTCCACGGAAAGGCGTTATGGATACACCTACTTCTGTTCTTCATGCTTTTCGGGAACTTGGATTGCAAGAAGTCGGCCATCTCTTtgtcctcctctctctccctgtggGAGGCAAGTTAGTGATGAGAGAACAAAGGCACAGCTAGACATCTCCCCTACTTCCTGTTCCATTCGTCACTTCAGAATAAGACGATTAAGCAaagattaaaaataacactaaggATTTCAAAgataatcatttttccttctttgtGTGTATCTGTGGCTGTGTGTCATGCGTGTAACTCAAACCCCTTTGTCCTTTACAGATAGTCAAACTGCACTCTGCTAATACCCTTCTAGCTCCTGCATCGCTTTGCTGCTGGCCTTCCAGGAAAAGTATTAGCGAAGACGCTCCCAGTAATACTCAGTGCCCAAGGCCATGGAGTAGGGGAGTGGTGACGTTCTACATGTGGTACATGGGAAGCACTAGCCTTTGCAGAAAGAGACGCTCTCTACCCAGGCCGGATGTGGCCTGCATGGGAAGGAAGCTGCTCCCTATTCGGGAGAGTCGGTGTGTGGTCCCTTAGCTCTTAAACTTGCGAGACACCTCATCCCCACTCATCACACAAAACATTTCCAGTTGTACATTGTTGGTAGCTTCATACAGTGGCTGAAAAACAGCATCGTCAAACATGTAATTATCCTATTTAAATTATCACCTGCCTGGCTTCACTCACCTGAGCCGTTCGAACTCCACGTCGTCCACCAGGAAGTCCCTGGTCTCCACCAGCTTgtggagctgctgcagaagctccTCCTCCTTCGCCCTGTCTTCTTTTGTCTTGGCTTTATCTGTAATGGGTTTCACACCGAGTGATAATGCTAGGTGACTATCTGGCGAAAAGCTACTTTATCCAAACTAATCAATAAAAACAGAAAGTAAAATGCAAGGAAGCTAAACAGCAGAACAGAAAGCTTAATTTTACTATAAGATGGCTTTTTAACATTTCTTAGACCAGGGTCCCTCAAAGGCTCCTTCGATCAGGTCTAGTGGCCCCCACCACTGATGCATGaccatattaaaaaaaaaacttaaagttAATGACTGGGGGAGGGATTCCACTTCAATATTTTTTCACACAGCGCAGATTGGGGGCTACACTTTTTCATATTACATTAAGCACATAACAATACCAACATTTTGTCAAGTTATTTCTCCGTGGATCTTGTGTAAACGCTCAACAGGTCCCCAGGCTGAAACCACCTGCACTATGACACTGAGTCATTCCTCCCCAGCTGCTTGTGCATTAAAGGGTCACGGTGAAGCAGGAACCTTTtccaggaagcagagggcacacggcaggtgacaccctggacgggaagtCAGGCCGCTGCCGGGCAACTGCTcacacgcgcatgcacacactaCGGAGGAGTCACCAAAACTCCTGAAGTGCACGTCTTCGGATTcctggaggaaaccggagtaaccgGAAGAGATCTGGGGGCaacttggaaattccacagACGTAGAGGTGGGAGCACAAACCCAAACGCAGAGAGCTAGCTAACACTGCAGTTTACAAAAAAGGGTTTAGCTACTACAGCGAATGATGCTCCAGTTTGCCCGCGGGGAGGacgctggacacgtaaaagccCTCagtctgattttttaaaaacatttatgcACTTCAGGGCTGTCTCACAAAAAGACAGTACACAGTCAGCATCTTTTCAACAGTCATACGCAAAGTATTAGTTGGGAGGCCTGCCTACCAAGAAAACTGATGATCATTTTCCCCTTTCCCTGTAATGCAGACTAGCTGCAGCTGGccttatatataataaatatatcttCATGATTGTGTCTGGGCCCTGGGCTGCTGCCTGGTCTGCCTAAGCCTGGATCCGGCCCGGCATACAGTGCCTTCTTTCCGTCACCGTACCAGGAAAGTAAAGAGGAGTACCGGTACAGTTCcactgtgggtttttttttggtctagttttctaatatttatgttagttatattgACAGCAATGCTGCTGTAACATCGACGACAGTGATCAAGTTGTTTCAAGAACAGCGTCGATGAGGAAATACACAAACTGATTCCCAAATGGCAAGGTGTTGAGACACTAAAGACCAGGATTAGAGGAACAAACCTAGAGGGACAGTGCTGACTGAAGGACGGAGT
The sequence above is a segment of the Brienomyrus brachyistius isolate T26 chromosome 5, BBRACH_0.4, whole genome shotgun sequence genome. Coding sequences within it:
- the LOC125743186 gene encoding bMERB domain-containing protein 1-like: MDKERRSSKQYGALECTKWDVETPKPAEEDVVSMADSSITIDDIEGELFKIERIRDILVRRESELRYMMDDIQLCKEITRLKRELQKLVSIPDKAKTKEDRAKEEELLQQLHKLVETRDFLVDDVEFERLREREEDKEMADFLQSKFPKSMKNRSDGQDKRVTSRAQQTSSPFVTKTGLTLLKECCGFTCSIM